Proteins co-encoded in one Chaetodon auriga isolate fChaAug3 chromosome 9, fChaAug3.hap1, whole genome shotgun sequence genomic window:
- the prss23 gene encoding serine protease 23, protein MMAPCESSLLTHLLLLLQLLLPLTLSFLPPPPHPPVHVPTLVPHAPTPLNRSRFSAHTQLDFTTHCNSSCFHRVEQEAQKEQLTDKLAFETLYADGSRTLTTVDVEVDGEFEGDTGHVALPPPRMKPRHKRVRRQIYGADGRFNIQGDNFLLDYPFSTAVRISTGCTGVLVSQQHVLTAAHCVHDGKDYVKGARKLRVGFLIPPSANGTKAGLTSAKKPLVRWLRVKRTRVPKGWIQGPQEVSMDFDYALLELRWPHRRPFMRLSVAPSSDDLAGKRIHFSGFDSDRSGELVYRFCPVEEESSDLIYQHCDARPGASGSGVYGRVWDNSLERWERKVIGIFSGHQWLEIDGENRDYNVAVRITPLKFAQICYWVHGNRLDCVQD, encoded by the coding sequence ATGATGGCGCCATGTGAGAGCTCCCTCctgactcacctgctgctgctcctccagctcctcctgcccCTCACCCTGTCCTttctgccccctcctccccacccgCCTGTTCACGTCCCCACGCTGGTCCCTCATGCACCGACGCCTCTCAACCGCTCCCGCTTCAGCGCTCACACTCAGCTGGACTTCACCACTCACTGCAACTCCAGCTGCTTCCACAGAGTAGAGCAGGAGGCCCAGAAGGAGCAGCTCACAGACAAACTGGCCTTTGAGACGCTGTATGCCGACGGCTCCCGCACTCTCACTACCGTAGATGTTGAGGTTGATGGGGAGTTTGAAGGGGATACGGGTCACGTCGCTCTCCCTCCACCGAGGATGAAGCCCAGGCACAAACGCGTGAGGCGTCAGATCTACGGAGCCGACGGCCGTTTTAACATCCAAGGTGACAACTTCCTGTTGGATTACCCTTTCTCCACAGCCGTGCGGATCTCCACCGGCTGCACCGGCGTTCTTGTGTCTCAGCAGCACGTCCTCACAGCTGCCCACTgtgtgcatgatgggaaagatTATGTGAAGGGGGCGCGGAAGCTCAGGGTTGGTTTCCTTATTCCTCCATCCGCCAACGGCACCAAAGCTGGCCTCACCTCTGCCAAGAAGCCTCTGGTCCGTTGGTTGAGGGTGAAACGTACCCGCGTGCCGAAGGGCTGGATCCAGGGCCCTCAGGAGGTCAGCATGGACTTTGATTACGCCCTGCTAGAGCTGCGTTGGCCTCACAGACGGCCCTTCATGCGCCTCTCTGTGGCTCCCTCTTCTGATGACCTCGCAGGGAAGCGCATCCACTTCTCTGGCTTTGACAGCGACAGATCTGGGGAGCTGGTGTACAGGTTTTGTCCTGTGGAAGAAGAGTCCAGCGACCTGATCTACCAGCACTGTGACGCTCGGCCTGGAGCAAGCGGCTCTGGAGTGTATGGAAGAGTGTGGGACAACAGTTTAGAGCGCTGGGAAAGGAAGGTGATCGGCATTTTCTCGGGACACCAGTGGCTGGAGATAGACGGGGAGAACCGGGATTACAATGTGGCCGTGCGCATCACTCCGCTGAAGTTTGCTCAGATCTGTTACTGGGTGCATGGCAACCGACTAGACTGCGTCCAGGACTAA
- the ubl3b gene encoding ubiquitin-like protein 3b — translation MTTQRDLDMVHLRLILVSGKTQDFTFSPNDSATDIAKHVFENWPAGWEEERVSSPSILRLIFQGRFLHGNVTLGALKLPPGRTTVMHLVARETLPEPNSHGQRNREKTTESNCCLLL, via the exons gTGCACCTCCGCCTTATCCTGGTCAGTGGGAAAACGCAAGACTTCACTTTCTCCCCGAATGACTCGGCCACAGACATAGCCAAGCATGTGTTTGAGAACTGGCCTGCAG gatgggaggaggagagggtgagcagTCCCAGCATACTGCGCCTCATCTTCCAGGGACGCTTCCTTCATGGCAACGTTACCCTGGGAG CTCTAAAGCTGCCGCCAGGCCGAACGACTGTCATGCACTTGGTTGCCAGAGAGACTCTTCCAGAGCCCAACTCTCATG GTCAAAGGAACAGAGAAAAAACCACAGAGAGCAACTGCTGTCTCCTCTTGTAA